In Clostridium sp., one DNA window encodes the following:
- a CDS encoding (2Fe-2S)-binding protein: MRILEHPVLGKYEKGKKIKFYFDGKEMEGYEDEPIASALMAAGILTHRHTRKKGTARGVFCAIGRCTDCVMVVDGEINVRTCITPLKEGMKVQTQYGLKAKEA, encoded by the coding sequence ATGAGGATATTAGAACATCCTGTCTTAGGAAAATATGAGAAAGGGAAGAAGATAAAGTTCTACTTTGACGGTAAAGAGATGGAAGGATATGAAGATGAACCTATTGCATCAGCACTTATGGCTGCAGGAATATTGACCCATAGACATACGAGAAAAAAAGGGACAGCACGTGGGGTGTTTTGTGCCATTGGAAGATGTACAGACTGTGTAATGGTAGTGGATGGTGAGATCAATGTCCGAACATGTATCACTCCATTAAAAGAGGGAATGAAAGTACAGACACAATATGGACTGAAAGCAAAGGAGGCATGA
- a CDS encoding (2Fe-2S)-binding protein: MESRSIDRIKPLGEFEPHKDDDLIICRCEEITKGEIRKAIYDGMLTLNEIKRYLRAGMGLCQGLTCERIVRDIVAKELKIKPTELEETTSRPPARPVMAKIYADYRE; the protein is encoded by the coding sequence ATGGAAAGCAGGAGTATTGATCGTATAAAGCCATTGGGAGAATTCGAGCCTCATAAGGACGATGATTTAATTATCTGCCGCTGTGAGGAGATTACAAAAGGTGAAATTAGAAAGGCAATTTATGATGGCATGCTTACGTTGAATGAGATCAAAAGATATTTGAGAGCTGGAATGGGATTGTGTCAGGGATTGACCTGTGAGAGAATTGTCAGGGACATTGTTGCAAAAGAGTTGAAAATCAAACCAACAGAATTGGAGGAGACGACATCAAGACCACCGGCAAGACCTGTAATGGCTAAAATTTATGCGGATTATCGTGAATAA
- a CDS encoding amino acid ABC transporter permease has translation MQALSNLDFARATQGLAPELMSAFFIVLEVTILSFVLAMLLGLVIALGRISRFKSIKAILTVLIEIIRGTPLLVQLVYMYYVIPLILSIFIQVIGINYTVKLPAVAAGTLGLALNYGCLLSEVIRSAILSIDYGQKEAALALGYSNWETLIRIILPQAFRNSIPVFGNYLATIVKDTSLLAYISVPELLLKATTFSSQTFLTIESYTILAVAYLIIVIPLSRIIKYAEDRFRMIEKR, from the coding sequence ATGCAAGCTTTAAGCAATTTGGACTTCGCCAGAGCAACACAGGGATTGGCACCTGAATTAATGAGTGCATTCTTTATTGTGTTAGAGGTGACGATATTATCATTTGTATTGGCAATGTTACTGGGACTTGTAATTGCACTGGGAAGAATCAGCAGATTTAAATCTATAAAAGCAATATTGACAGTTTTAATTGAAATTATCAGAGGAACTCCATTGTTGGTTCAGCTGGTATATATGTACTATGTAATACCACTTATTCTCTCTATATTTATTCAGGTAATTGGAATAAATTATACAGTGAAACTGCCGGCAGTTGCAGCAGGGACTCTGGGTCTTGCACTCAATTATGGATGCCTGCTGTCGGAGGTAATACGTTCTGCCATATTGAGTATTGATTATGGACAAAAAGAAGCAGCCCTGGCTTTGGGCTACAGCAATTGGGAAACACTAATACGGATTATTTTACCACAGGCTTTTCGAAATTCAATTCCGGTATTTGGCAACTATTTGGCAACTATTGTTAAAGATACATCTTTGTTAGCTTATATATCAGTACCGGAATTACTATTGAAGGCAACTACATTTTCTTCACAGACGTTTCTAACTATAGAATCTTATACTATTCTCGCGGTGGCTTATTTAATTATTGTTATACCATTGTCAAGAATTATTAAATATGCTGAGGACAGGTTTAGGATGATAGAGAAGAGATAA
- a CDS encoding aminotransferase class III-fold pyridoxal phosphate-dependent enzyme → MTTEEKIKETLLKYNLQSWSKQRGLNPIVIERAEGIYMWDHQGNRYTDMSSQLVNLNVGFGNKDIGDAIKAQVDKLCYIAPSYGSEPRAVLAKMIIDLMPDNMGKVFFTNAGADANENAIKMARMYTGRNKVFSRYRSYHGSSFGAGNLTGEPRRYPLEPGIPGFVKFFDPYVYREKIKFESEEAAGQYYVDKLREQVIYEGPDSVAAIVMETITGSNGIIIPPKNYLPGVRKICDEFGIMMICDEVMAGWGRTGKMFAFENFDVKPDIVSFAKGVTCGYVQLGGCAVSKEIAEYFDDHLLSCGLTYSGHPLACAAGVACVNYYKKAHILENVNKVGAVLKEELLKMKDGHPCIGDIRSIGLFSAVELVKDKKTKEPLVPYGKDTEGIMGKIIGMLKAKKFMTYSHENMIFVSPPLIITEEQLLEELKKLDSVLYVVDKEFI, encoded by the coding sequence ATGACAACAGAAGAGAAAATCAAAGAAACATTATTGAAGTACAATTTGCAGTCATGGAGCAAGCAGAGAGGATTGAATCCGATAGTAATTGAAAGGGCAGAAGGAATTTACATGTGGGACCATCAGGGGAACCGGTATACGGATATGTCCTCGCAGCTGGTAAATCTGAATGTGGGGTTTGGAAATAAAGATATTGGAGATGCCATCAAGGCCCAGGTTGACAAATTGTGCTACATTGCACCTAGTTATGGCTCTGAACCAAGGGCAGTTCTTGCAAAGATGATTATCGACCTGATGCCGGACAACATGGGCAAAGTCTTTTTTACAAATGCAGGTGCAGATGCCAATGAAAATGCCATTAAGATGGCAAGAATGTATACGGGAAGAAATAAAGTGTTCAGCCGTTACAGAAGTTACCATGGTTCCTCCTTCGGAGCAGGAAACCTGACGGGAGAACCGAGGAGATATCCGCTAGAGCCTGGAATACCCGGATTTGTCAAGTTCTTTGATCCCTATGTATACAGGGAAAAAATAAAATTTGAATCTGAAGAAGCAGCAGGACAATACTATGTTGACAAGTTGAGGGAACAGGTAATTTATGAAGGGCCGGACAGTGTGGCAGCAATTGTAATGGAGACAATTACGGGCTCCAACGGTATTATTATTCCACCAAAAAACTATTTGCCCGGCGTTCGCAAGATTTGTGATGAATTTGGTATCATGATGATCTGTGATGAGGTTATGGCAGGATGGGGAAGAACCGGGAAAATGTTCGCCTTTGAAAATTTTGATGTAAAACCGGATATTGTATCCTTTGCGAAAGGAGTCACCTGCGGATATGTGCAGCTGGGAGGCTGCGCAGTAAGCAAAGAAATTGCAGAATATTTTGACGACCATTTATTATCCTGCGGGTTGACTTATAGTGGACATCCATTGGCTTGTGCAGCAGGAGTTGCATGCGTAAATTATTATAAGAAGGCACATATTCTGGAAAATGTAAATAAGGTAGGCGCTGTCTTAAAAGAAGAGCTCTTGAAAATGAAAGATGGACATCCGTGCATTGGTGATATAAGGTCAATCGGACTTTTTTCTGCAGTAGAACTTGTAAAAGATAAAAAGACGAAGGAACCACTTGTTCCTTATGGAAAAGATACGGAGGGAATTATGGGCAAGATAATTGGGATGTTAAAAGCAAAGAAATTTATGACATACTCCCATGAAAATATGATTTTTGTCTCACCTCCTCTCATTATTACCGAAGAACAGCTGCTGGAAGAACTGAAAAAATTAGATTCTGTTTTGTATGTAGTTGATAAAGAATTTATTTAA
- a CDS encoding NAD(P)/FAD-dependent oxidoreductase: MNNEVIKSDVIIVGSGSVGNAAAYFLARKGLSVTVLEKETVGNGSSTRNGGLNKMNFRGVPELSVAMYGVTDIWPRLEEELGGIEYKTTGGFRNAVTNEEMKKMETFIPHAEKYGMHLEFIDGSELRRRVPEFSDKIVGSSYCAEEGRANPLKTTLKLYSKARELGAKFYDHEKAEIIDLVRGKARRIITNQGHIYEADNIIVAACYGSRELLNTVDFDIPFTHALCEVFVTEPVPRFIDEIFISSNAGYYGHQTEHGSLVFGAGSTIGAFAREGTYVEKRLTPNNIPSGAKGLVQLFPGLAKIKIVRSWSGWHDRTPDDTTCIGQIEGVPGLYAACGFSGHGFGISAPIGKILSEMVLGEPLGADISQLRFDRFLPIDSFTGNARTR, encoded by the coding sequence ATGAACAATGAAGTAATTAAATCTGATGTAATCATAGTAGGCAGCGGTTCTGTGGGTAATGCAGCGGCATATTTTTTAGCCCGAAAGGGGCTTTCTGTGACTGTACTTGAGAAAGAAACCGTGGGGAATGGTTCATCTACACGTAACGGTGGACTGAATAAAATGAATTTCAGGGGAGTACCTGAACTTTCTGTTGCAATGTATGGTGTTACAGATATATGGCCCCGGCTTGAAGAGGAGCTTGGCGGCATTGAGTACAAAACCACAGGTGGCTTTAGAAATGCCGTAACAAATGAGGAAATGAAAAAAATGGAGACTTTTATCCCTCATGCTGAAAAGTATGGTATGCATCTAGAGTTCATCGATGGAAGTGAACTTAGAAGAAGAGTACCTGAGTTTTCCGATAAAATTGTTGGATCATCCTACTGTGCGGAGGAAGGTAGGGCAAATCCATTGAAGACAACTCTGAAGCTGTATTCAAAAGCCAGGGAGCTGGGGGCAAAATTCTATGATCATGAAAAGGCGGAGATAATTGATCTTGTAAGAGGAAAGGCAAGGAGAATCATTACAAACCAGGGACATATTTATGAGGCGGACAACATTATTGTGGCAGCTTGTTATGGAAGCCGTGAATTGCTGAATACAGTGGATTTTGACATTCCATTCACCCATGCACTATGTGAAGTGTTTGTAACGGAACCGGTACCGAGATTTATTGATGAAATTTTTATTTCATCCAATGCAGGTTATTATGGACACCAGACCGAGCATGGTTCTCTGGTATTTGGAGCAGGAAGTACAATTGGCGCCTTTGCAAGAGAAGGAACTTATGTGGAGAAAAGGCTGACACCAAACAATATTCCTTCTGGGGCAAAAGGCTTGGTACAATTGTTCCCCGGCCTTGCAAAGATTAAGATTGTACGCTCCTGGAGCGGGTGGCATGACAGGACCCCGGATGACACTACCTGTATTGGTCAAATAGAAGGCGTTCCAGGTCTATATGCAGCCTGTGGATTTAGCGGACATGGTTTTGGAATCAGTGCACCCATAGGCAAAATATTAAGTGAAATGGTGTTGGGGGAGCCTTTGGGAGCAGATATCAGCCAATTGAGGTTTGACAGATTTTTACCTATAGATTCCTTTACAGGAAATGCAAGAACAAGATAA
- a CDS encoding FAD-dependent oxidoreductase — MKRYDLVVIGAGPAGLCAAVEGAKKGMSTVVFDENAKPGGQLFKQIHKFFGSKEHKAKVRGINIGKELLEEARDCGVEVNLNSPVIGIFPEKTVSVMKEDHIETCKANSIVVATGASERMIPFEGWTIPGVIGAGAAQTMINLHGVCPGKRILMVGSGNVGLVVGFQLLQAGCELVGVIDAAPRIGGYGVHASKLSRTGVNFYLSHTIVKAEGTDKVTGVTIGEVDKTWNIIPGTEKHFDIDTICVAVGLNPMSQLVRMTGVKMEDRGGLVPVCDKYGCTSIPGIFAAGDVAGIEEASSAMINGHIAGLAAAKYGKYIEEKEFEQEYIKYSNSIEQLRQGMFSRENRGRTDLAQTDEGYGISQFLLKNGYIDETEIDQYPGVTKKSGIHPVIECTQNIPCNPCQDACKFGCIKIGDKITALPAVDDDKDCRNCGMCVASCSGQAIFLVDDDCGDGFATVTLPYEFLPLPSVGDRGSALDRRGKVVGEAEVIDIKKSEAFDKTVLLTIKVPKELSGSARFFKK; from the coding sequence ATGAAAAGATATGATTTGGTAGTAATTGGTGCTGGTCCCGCAGGTCTGTGTGCAGCAGTGGAAGGTGCAAAAAAAGGCATGAGTACCGTTGTCTTTGATGAGAATGCAAAACCAGGAGGCCAGCTTTTTAAACAAATTCATAAATTCTTCGGTTCAAAAGAACATAAGGCAAAGGTCAGAGGTATTAACATAGGAAAAGAACTTCTTGAAGAGGCCCGGGATTGTGGTGTAGAAGTAAATTTGAATTCACCGGTTATAGGAATTTTCCCCGAGAAAACTGTGAGTGTCATGAAAGAAGATCATATAGAGACTTGTAAAGCAAATAGTATTGTTGTTGCCACCGGGGCTTCAGAAAGAATGATTCCCTTTGAAGGATGGACAATTCCTGGAGTAATTGGAGCAGGTGCTGCACAGACAATGATTAATCTTCACGGTGTGTGCCCCGGCAAAAGAATTCTTATGGTTGGTTCCGGAAATGTGGGATTGGTAGTTGGCTTTCAGCTTTTGCAGGCCGGATGTGAATTGGTTGGAGTTATTGATGCTGCACCAAGAATTGGCGGATATGGGGTACATGCTTCTAAATTGTCAAGGACGGGAGTGAATTTCTATTTGTCCCATACTATTGTCAAGGCGGAGGGCACTGACAAGGTTACTGGTGTTACCATTGGTGAAGTGGATAAAACATGGAATATAATTCCGGGAACTGAAAAACATTTTGATATAGATACTATATGCGTGGCAGTTGGTCTCAATCCTATGAGTCAGTTGGTGAGGATGACTGGAGTGAAAATGGAGGACAGAGGTGGACTTGTACCTGTGTGTGACAAATATGGCTGTACTTCTATACCTGGAATATTTGCTGCCGGTGATGTGGCAGGAATTGAAGAGGCAAGTTCTGCCATGATAAATGGACATATTGCAGGGCTTGCGGCTGCCAAATATGGAAAATATATAGAAGAAAAAGAATTTGAACAGGAGTACATAAAGTATTCTAATTCCATTGAACAATTGAGACAGGGTATGTTTTCCCGTGAAAATAGAGGCAGGACGGATTTGGCTCAAACTGATGAAGGATACGGCATATCGCAGTTTCTGCTTAAAAATGGATACATTGATGAGACAGAAATTGATCAGTATCCTGGTGTAACGAAAAAATCCGGAATTCATCCTGTAATTGAGTGTACACAGAATATACCCTGCAACCCATGCCAGGATGCCTGTAAATTTGGATGTATCAAAATAGGCGACAAGATTACTGCCCTCCCGGCGGTAGATGATGACAAAGATTGTAGGAACTGTGGTATGTGCGTTGCATCCTGCTCGGGTCAGGCCATTTTTCTTGTAGATGATGACTGCGGTGATGGTTTTGCAACGGTGACACTGCCTTATGAGTTTTTACCGCTGCCGTCAGTAGGTGACAGGGGAAGCGCCCTTGACCGCAGAGGTAAAGTGGTTGGAGAAGCGGAGGTCATTGATATTAAGAAATCGGAAGCATTTGACAAGACGGTTCTCTTAACTATCAAGGTACCAAAAGAGCTGTCAGGAAGTGCAAGATTTTTTAAGAAATAG
- a CDS encoding iron-containing alcohol dehydrogenase has protein sequence MANQFTTPGKIILGKDALKMSELDLCRMGKKALIVTGKSMLKQGNVKILIDMLKKNGVGSAVYSEIVSEPTDKMIYRGLDIYNEKKCDFIIGFGGGSPLDAAKAIGAMATNEGRISDYNGKTIENPLPPVAAIPTTAGTGSEATQFTIVSDTKNDIKMLLKGKVLIPALAIVDPKFSYSSPKNVTAATGLDALTHAVEAYTSKKAFPLTDSFAISAVKRIFEYLPIVYKDTQNEKAREEMAIAALEAGISFNNSSVTIVHGMSRPIGALFHIPHGISNAILLKECMSFALDGAYDRFAQLARAIGAARDEDEDMTAGKIFIDKLDEICNICEVPNMNQYGIEKKEFFKVIEKMAKDAFDSGSPSNTRKDVTVEDMIKIYERLY, from the coding sequence ATGGCAAATCAATTTACAACACCAGGGAAAATAATTTTAGGAAAAGATGCACTGAAAATGAGTGAATTGGATTTATGCCGCATGGGAAAAAAGGCATTGATTGTGACAGGAAAATCCATGCTTAAACAGGGAAATGTAAAGATTCTTATAGATATGCTGAAGAAAAATGGAGTAGGCTCTGCTGTATATTCGGAAATTGTTTCAGAACCCACAGATAAAATGATTTATAGAGGGCTTGATATTTACAATGAAAAAAAATGTGATTTCATTATAGGTTTTGGTGGAGGAAGTCCGCTGGATGCGGCAAAAGCAATTGGTGCAATGGCAACTAATGAAGGAAGAATATCGGATTATAATGGCAAGACAATTGAAAATCCACTTCCTCCGGTTGCGGCTATTCCGACTACGGCCGGAACCGGTTCGGAAGCAACACAGTTTACAATTGTTTCAGATACGAAAAATGATATAAAGATGCTGCTTAAAGGAAAGGTTTTAATACCGGCACTTGCAATTGTAGATCCCAAATTTTCTTATTCATCACCAAAGAATGTTACAGCTGCTACAGGTCTGGATGCACTTACCCATGCAGTAGAAGCCTATACCTCTAAAAAGGCATTTCCGCTGACAGACAGTTTTGCCATATCAGCAGTAAAGCGTATTTTTGAATATCTTCCCATTGTCTATAAAGATACACAAAATGAAAAAGCCCGTGAAGAAATGGCAATAGCCGCCCTTGAAGCAGGCATCAGTTTTAATAATTCCTCTGTAACAATTGTCCATGGAATGAGCCGCCCGATTGGTGCACTTTTTCACATACCCCATGGTATTTCAAATGCAATACTGTTGAAGGAATGTATGTCATTTGCATTGGACGGGGCTTATGACAGGTTTGCCCAATTGGCCAGAGCAATTGGAGCTGCCCGAGATGAAGATGAGGATATGACAGCTGGAAAGATATTTATTGACAAGCTTGATGAGATCTGCAATATATGCGAAGTACCGAATATGAACCAATACGGTATAGAGAAAAAGGAGTTTTTTAAAGTCATTGAAAAGATGGCGAAAGATGCTTTTGACAGTGGAAGTCCTTCAAATACCAGAAAAGATGTTACGGTAGAAGATATGATAAAAATTTATGAGAGATTGTATTAA
- a CDS encoding amino acid ABC transporter ATP-binding protein, producing MFKVNNLAKSFGDLEVLKNINLTISKGEVVCIIGPSGSGKSTFLRCMNLLEIPNCGEMYCEGKNILDKSVSVRELRKKVGMVFQRFNLFPLKTVLQNIIEAPIVTKKKKKKEAVDKAMELLDKVGLADKADVYPNVLSGGQQQRVAIARALAMEPDILLFDEPTSALDPELVGDVLAVMKQLAEEGMTMVVVTHEMTFARDVANRVIFMDKGYIVEEGIPEEIFNNPKNERTKQFLSRIINN from the coding sequence ATGTTTAAAGTGAATAATTTAGCAAAGAGTTTTGGAGATTTAGAAGTCTTGAAAAATATAAACTTAACAATTAGCAAGGGAGAGGTAGTCTGTATTATTGGCCCCTCAGGCTCAGGTAAGAGTACCTTCCTTAGATGTATGAATTTGCTTGAAATCCCTAACTGCGGCGAAATGTACTGTGAGGGTAAAAATATATTGGATAAATCTGTTAGCGTGAGAGAATTGAGAAAGAAAGTGGGCATGGTATTTCAAAGGTTCAACTTATTTCCATTAAAGACGGTATTGCAGAATATTATAGAGGCACCTATTGTGACTAAAAAGAAAAAGAAGAAGGAAGCAGTTGACAAGGCAATGGAATTGCTGGATAAAGTGGGACTGGCGGATAAAGCCGATGTTTATCCAAATGTTTTATCTGGAGGCCAGCAGCAGAGAGTTGCAATAGCAAGGGCACTAGCTATGGAACCTGATATTTTATTGTTTGATGAACCTACTTCTGCTCTTGATCCGGAACTGGTAGGAGATGTACTTGCAGTTATGAAGCAGTTGGCAGAAGAAGGGATGACCATGGTAGTCGTTACACATGAGATGACATTTGCAAGGGATGTTGCAAATAGAGTGATTTTTATGGATAAAGGATATATTGTAGAAGAAGGTATACCGGAAGAGATTTTTAATAATCCGAAGAATGAGCGGACAAAGCAATTTTTATCGAGAATAATAAACAACTAA